From Spirochaetota bacterium, a single genomic window includes:
- a CDS encoding SRPBCC domain-containing protein, with product MSKQATGIEGKVLVIERIFDAPRERVWKAWTDAESAKRWWGPKDFTAPFSRIDFRVGGTYLLCMRAPDGKDYWSTGVYKEIEPMERIVATDSFADEKGNVVSAAHYGMSPDFPLELEVTVTFEDRGDKTAFTLHHAGLPPEENLDDMRTGWNQSLDKFADILK from the coding sequence ATGAGTAAGCAGGCGACGGGAATCGAGGGAAAGGTGCTCGTCATCGAGCGCATATTCGACGCGCCGCGCGAGCGCGTGTGGAAGGCATGGACGGATGCGGAGAGCGCGAAGCGATGGTGGGGGCCTAAAGATTTCACCGCGCCCTTCAGCCGGATCGACTTTCGCGTGGGGGGAACGTATCTGCTCTGCATGCGCGCGCCCGACGGGAAGGACTACTGGAGCACGGGCGTGTACAAGGAGATCGAGCCCATGGAGCGGATAGTCGCGACGGACAGCTTCGCGGACGAAAAGGGAAACGTGGTCTCGGCCGCGCATTACGGTATGAGTCCCGATTTCCCCCTGGAGCTGGAGGTGACCGTGACGTTCGAGGATCGCGGCGACAAGACCGCGTTCACCCTGCACCACGCCGGGCTGCCGCCGGAGGAGAACCTGGACGACATGCGCACTGGCTGGAACCAGTCCCTGGACAAGTTCGCGGATATTCTTAAGTAA
- a CDS encoding amidohydrolase translates to MSRIENVAALAEEMTGWRRFLHRHPETAFQEKITSDFVVEKLQSFGLEVAAGIGRTGVVATLRRGDDTREAIALRADIDALDIEEENDLEYRSEHPGKMHACGHDGHTAMLLGAARFLSANDCFRGTVHFIFQPAEENEGGARVMIEDGLFERFPCRAVFALHNFPILPEGYFAIRKGPAMAAFDIFDISLKGTGSHAAMPESGKDPVVAAAHLVTMLQTIVSRNISATESAVISVTDIHGGTTYNVIPESVRMRGTTRHFLPAVQDLVERRMKETAAGVSASTGVAIEVRYERRYPAVVNSERESDEAILAASRVAAPGAVITAIPPLMGSEDFAFMLNEKPGAYMAIGAGAPRENGMPHQPGYDFNDAILPAGASYWSALVQSLLPK, encoded by the coding sequence ATGTCCAGAATTGAAAACGTCGCGGCGCTTGCAGAGGAAATGACAGGGTGGCGCCGTTTCCTTCACCGGCATCCCGAGACCGCCTTCCAGGAAAAGATCACCTCGGATTTTGTCGTGGAAAAGCTGCAATCCTTCGGGCTCGAGGTCGCGGCCGGGATAGGCCGGACCGGGGTTGTCGCCACGCTGCGCAGGGGCGACGATACGCGGGAGGCAATCGCGCTCCGCGCCGACATCGACGCCCTCGACATCGAGGAAGAGAACGACCTGGAATACCGTTCGGAGCATCCCGGGAAAATGCACGCATGCGGCCATGACGGGCATACCGCGATGCTCCTGGGCGCGGCGCGGTTTCTTTCCGCGAACGACTGCTTCAGGGGGACGGTCCACTTCATCTTCCAGCCCGCGGAAGAAAACGAGGGGGGCGCGAGAGTAATGATTGAGGACGGCCTTTTCGAGAGGTTCCCGTGCAGGGCGGTCTTCGCGCTGCATAATTTCCCGATCCTGCCGGAGGGCTATTTCGCGATCAGGAAAGGCCCGGCCATGGCGGCGTTCGATATTTTCGACATAAGCCTCAAGGGAACGGGCAGCCACGCGGCGATGCCCGAATCGGGAAAGGACCCCGTCGTCGCCGCCGCGCACCTGGTCACGATGCTGCAGACGATCGTGAGCCGGAATATTAGCGCGACGGAGTCCGCCGTGATCAGCGTTACCGACATCCACGGCGGCACCACCTATAACGTCATCCCCGAATCCGTACGTATGCGGGGAACAACCCGCCACTTTCTCCCGGCGGTCCAGGATCTGGTGGAGCGGCGGATGAAGGAAACGGCCGCGGGAGTTTCCGCGTCCACCGGCGTAGCGATCGAGGTGCGCTACGAACGCCGCTACCCCGCGGTGGTCAACAGCGAGAGGGAATCGGACGAGGCGATCCTCGCGGCGTCGCGGGTGGCCGCGCCCGGCGCCGTCATCACCGCCATCCCGCCCCTGATGGGCTCCGAGGACTTCGCGTTCATGCTGAATGAGAAGCCGGGGGCCTATATGGCGATCGGCGCGGGGGCGCCTCGAGAAAACGGCATGCCGCATCAGCCGGGCTACGATTTCAACGACGCGATCCTGCCCGCCGGGGCGTCCTACTGGTCCGCCCTTGTGCAATCGCTTCTGCCGAAGTAA
- a CDS encoding serine dehydratase subunit alpha family protein, whose protein sequence is MPFTVKDVLAMEVAPALGCTEPSAVALSAAAAASLLPGRSVETVEVWLDPNIYKNAMGVAIPGTNGEYGIHLAAAMGALAGDPSLRLEIFDSIDERALGRARELVRKKSVTIHLMEDRKGIFIRAAVCGSGHRAQARVEGSHDNITELILDGAPVMGNPLLAGSVQAHSTRARLEEWLTGLSLAELLALLDELDEEDLRFIAEGVRVNTVLADYGLKFGPGLGIGCAFMRLVGEGRLKKDMVLSARMLTSAASDARMAGVKLPAMSSAGSGNHGLTAILPIWAVREYVTGDDDSRVLRAIAFSHILTAYVKAHTGRLSAVCGCSVAAGAGAAGGIAYLMNGTLHHIAGAITNLIEDLAGVICDGAKAGCSLKLATAAGTAVQAALFSLHGVNVKATDGIVASTPEQTMKNVGELSTIGMIETDRTILRIMIKKQFDI, encoded by the coding sequence ATGCCGTTTACCGTTAAAGACGTGCTCGCGATGGAGGTAGCGCCCGCGCTGGGATGCACCGAGCCCTCGGCGGTCGCGCTCTCGGCCGCGGCCGCCGCGTCGCTGCTTCCCGGGCGAAGCGTCGAAACGGTGGAGGTCTGGCTCGATCCGAACATCTACAAGAACGCGATGGGCGTCGCCATACCGGGAACGAACGGGGAATACGGCATCCACCTCGCGGCGGCGATGGGCGCCCTCGCGGGGGACCCCTCCCTGCGGCTCGAAATATTCGACTCGATAGACGAACGGGCGCTGGGGCGCGCCAGGGAGCTCGTTCGGAAGAAGAGCGTCACGATACATCTCATGGAGGACAGGAAAGGCATATTCATCCGCGCCGCGGTATGCGGCAGCGGCCACAGGGCCCAGGCGCGTGTCGAGGGTTCGCACGACAATATCACGGAGCTCATCCTTGACGGCGCACCCGTTATGGGAAATCCGCTTCTCGCGGGTTCGGTGCAGGCGCATTCGACGCGCGCGCGTCTCGAGGAATGGCTTACAGGCCTCTCCCTCGCGGAGCTGCTCGCGCTCCTGGATGAGCTGGATGAAGAGGACCTGCGCTTCATCGCGGAAGGGGTGCGGGTCAATACCGTCCTGGCCGATTACGGCCTGAAGTTCGGGCCGGGACTCGGCATCGGCTGCGCCTTCATGCGGCTGGTCGGTGAAGGCCGGCTGAAGAAGGACATGGTCCTCTCCGCGCGCATGCTCACGTCCGCCGCGTCGGACGCGAGGATGGCCGGGGTAAAGCTTCCCGCCATGAGCTCGGCCGGCAGCGGGAACCACGGGCTCACGGCGATACTGCCCATCTGGGCGGTGCGCGAGTACGTCACCGGTGACGACGATTCCAGGGTGCTCCGCGCGATCGCCTTCAGCCATATCCTCACGGCCTACGTCAAGGCGCATACCGGCAGGCTTTCGGCCGTGTGCGGATGCTCGGTCGCGGCGGGCGCGGGGGCCGCCGGCGGCATCGCCTACCTCATGAACGGCACACTGCACCACATCGCCGGCGCGATCACGAACCTGATCGAGGACCTCGCGGGCGTCATCTGCGACGGCGCCAAGGCTGGCTGTTCGTTGAAGCTCGCGACCGCGGCGGGGACCGCGGTCCAGGCGGCGCTTTTTTCACTGCACGGTGTCAACGTGAAGGCCACCGACGGCATCGTCGCCTCGACGCCGGAGCAGACGATGAAGAACGTGGGTGAGCTTTCCACGATAGGCATGATCGAGACCGACAGGACGATTCTGCGGATCATGATAAAAAAGCAGTTTGATATCTGA
- a CDS encoding dihydrofolate reductase yields MRKIIVSNYMTLDGYFAGPSGEIDWFLWDDETASYSKELIGGIDTMLFGRVTYETMASFWPTATTEDPAITSAMNEFPKIVFSTTLKSAGWNNSSIVRDVTKEGIRSLKNMPGKDLVIFGSGGLVASLAQIDMIDEFRLMVNPVVVGEGKSMFAGLKGRLDLDLLKTRTFRCGIVLLTYRPAGTKS; encoded by the coding sequence ATGAGAAAAATAATCGTATCGAACTACATGACGCTCGACGGGTATTTCGCGGGACCCAGCGGGGAGATCGACTGGTTTCTCTGGGATGACGAAACGGCCTCGTATTCGAAGGAGTTGATCGGCGGTATCGACACGATGCTGTTCGGGAGGGTCACCTACGAGACGATGGCCTCGTTCTGGCCGACTGCGACCACGGAGGACCCGGCCATCACGAGCGCGATGAACGAATTTCCCAAGATCGTATTTTCCACAACGCTCAAATCCGCCGGCTGGAATAACTCGTCGATCGTCCGCGACGTCACGAAAGAGGGAATACGCAGCCTGAAAAATATGCCGGGGAAAGACCTCGTCATTTTCGGCAGCGGCGGGCTCGTCGCCTCGCTCGCGCAGATCGACATGATCGATGAATTCAGGCTCATGGTGAACCCGGTCGTGGTGGGGGAGGGGAAATCCATGTTCGCGGGACTCAAGGGGAGACTCGACCTGGACCTGCTGAAAACCAGGACGTTCAGGTGCGGGATCGTACTGCTCACGTACCGGCCTGCGGGAACGAAGTCATGA
- a CDS encoding winged helix DNA-binding domain-containing protein: MRFSEIARLRLEAQHISGSTFSAPEDAVLSLGALQAQDYNAARWAAGLRAPGTAEAAVERAIDRGSIVRTWPMRGTLHFVAPGFVRTLLALCAPRVVAASAGRYRELGLDDKTFGTSRELIARALEGGKSLSRSEVMDLLERARISTEGQRGYHIISHLSQTGLLCMGPARGAEQGFVLLDEWVPREKTRTREESLAEVALVYFRGHGPATLPDFARWTGLGLMEARAGLLSVGERLEHASVRGEDYWFAPIPHESAARPAQSHLLPAFDEFLIGYGDRAAALAQGMEQRVVSRNGIFYPVLVAGGRVAGTWKRTVKKGLVEIEIAPFATPGARLKRAAGEAAEAYGRFKGLPVSLSWKA, translated from the coding sequence ATGCGTTTTTCAGAAATAGCGCGTCTTCGCCTCGAGGCCCAGCACATTTCCGGTTCAACATTCTCCGCTCCGGAGGACGCGGTCCTGTCGCTGGGTGCGCTCCAGGCCCAGGACTACAACGCCGCGAGGTGGGCAGCCGGTCTTCGCGCGCCCGGGACCGCGGAGGCCGCCGTGGAGCGCGCGATCGATCGGGGATCGATCGTCCGTACCTGGCCCATGCGCGGCACCCTGCATTTCGTCGCACCCGGTTTCGTCCGCACACTGCTCGCGTTATGCGCACCCCGCGTCGTCGCGGCGAGCGCCGGGCGTTACCGCGAGCTGGGCCTGGACGACAAAACGTTCGGCACGAGCCGGGAACTGATCGCCCGCGCCCTCGAGGGAGGAAAGAGCCTGTCGCGCTCGGAGGTAATGGACCTGCTGGAACGCGCGCGAATTTCCACGGAGGGCCAGCGCGGCTACCACATCATTTCCCACCTCTCCCAGACCGGGCTCCTGTGCATGGGGCCCGCGCGGGGGGCGGAACAGGGCTTCGTGCTGCTGGACGAATGGGTGCCTCGCGAGAAAACGCGCACGCGCGAAGAGTCACTCGCGGAGGTCGCGCTCGTATACTTCCGGGGCCACGGGCCCGCCACCCTCCCCGACTTCGCGCGCTGGACGGGACTCGGCCTCATGGAAGCGCGCGCGGGACTCCTGTCGGTGGGAGAGCGCCTGGAGCACGCGTCCGTCCGGGGCGAAGACTACTGGTTTGCCCCGATCCCACATGAATCCGCCGCCCGCCCCGCCCAGTCGCACCTCCTTCCCGCGTTCGACGAATTTCTGATCGGCTACGGGGACCGCGCCGCGGCCCTGGCGCAGGGGATGGAGCAGCGTGTCGTTTCGCGTAACGGCATTTTCTATCCCGTGCTCGTTGCCGGCGGCCGTGTCGCGGGGACATGGAAGCGCACGGTGAAGAAAGGACTGGTGGAAATCGAGATCGCCCCGTTCGCGACTCCCGGCGCGCGCCTGAAACGCGCGGCCGGGGAAGCCGCGGAGGCCTACGGCAGGTTCAAGGGCCTGCCCGTTTCGCTGTCATGGAAGGCATAG
- a CDS encoding nucleotidyltransferase domain-containing protein — protein MSTDNKILLQDIRARITDRMGDIVHTIILFGSRVQGTSAEHSDYDVLIVLRENANGAIEREIYDICYEIDLDRDILIDAKVLSVEDLATLRGKQPYIQHALETGLHI, from the coding sequence ATGAGCACTGACAATAAAATACTACTGCAAGATATTCGCGCGCGGATCACCGACCGCATGGGCGATATTGTCCATACTATCATATTGTTTGGATCACGCGTCCAAGGGACTTCGGCAGAGCATTCAGATTATGATGTTCTGATAGTGCTGCGCGAGAATGCCAACGGAGCAATTGAGAGGGAGATTTATGACATCTGCTACGAGATTGACCTGGATCGTGATATTTTGATCGACGCCAAGGTCCTCTCAGTTGAAGACCTCGCGACTCTTCGAGGTAAGCAGCCTTATATTCAACATGCGCTTGAGACCGGCCTGCACATATGA
- a CDS encoding FAD-binding protein translates to MPIQKIETDVLVIGGGGAGFRAAIAARERGVRALLVSKGPLARCGASPMAGADFTLDGASMNGLGRDGDTNDSMDKCFNDIVTQGWFLNNQKLVRHYVETAPRLLKDLMDYGIDIKLSDQRMIFFSGLHLMDILLKKARSVGVDLLEDVMVLELLRRDGGVTGALCLGIRTGEFIAVSCRAVVMASGGWHKAFWPNTGMRDLSGEGMAMAQRAGATLGNMEFITFCCNIMYEPPMWRGSLAPYMLGLIAGGRLCNRKGEEFLKQYDPSVVKTGTSTEWNKSFISMASMKEVRAGNGFENGGVHFDRGEVSWDLMKMIATFIFPDWKYKAIDLSEWGRMLEAGEPIEVGPAVEYFDGGIIVNDRFESGVPGLYAAGECCLGAFGSNRVFSAITEMLVQGLTAGENAAAFAGGSAQVAPDASLVNALVHAAEAPLAGKGNISPARARRIIQERAHAQLGPVRNGNELSDFIAFLERVRANELGSLTAASPGRIYNKEWIDALELGNMVQLLEVSARCALARTESRGVHFREDCPVTDNDAWLKESTATIGDGGFDIGSRAATVTSMSPPGGKVPYLDMMKRMMESHSDTGGKH, encoded by the coding sequence ATGCCAATTCAGAAAATTGAAACCGACGTGCTCGTTATCGGCGGCGGGGGGGCGGGCTTCAGGGCTGCCATCGCGGCGCGGGAACGGGGCGTGCGCGCGCTCCTCGTCAGCAAGGGTCCGCTGGCGCGGTGCGGGGCGAGCCCCATGGCGGGGGCGGACTTCACCCTGGACGGCGCGAGCATGAACGGGCTGGGGCGCGACGGCGACACGAACGACAGCATGGACAAATGCTTCAACGACATCGTTACGCAGGGCTGGTTTCTCAACAACCAGAAACTGGTGCGGCACTATGTGGAAACCGCGCCCAGGCTCCTGAAAGACCTTATGGATTACGGCATCGACATCAAGCTCTCGGACCAGCGCATGATATTTTTCAGCGGCCTGCACCTCATGGATATTCTTTTGAAGAAGGCGCGGTCCGTGGGCGTGGACCTGCTCGAAGACGTCATGGTGCTGGAGCTCCTGCGTCGGGACGGCGGGGTTACGGGCGCGCTGTGCCTGGGTATCCGCACCGGCGAATTCATCGCGGTTTCCTGCCGCGCGGTCGTGATGGCGAGCGGCGGATGGCACAAGGCGTTCTGGCCCAACACGGGAATGCGCGACCTGTCCGGCGAGGGCATGGCCATGGCGCAGCGCGCCGGCGCAACCCTGGGCAACATGGAGTTCATCACCTTCTGCTGCAACATCATGTACGAGCCCCCCATGTGGCGGGGAAGCCTGGCGCCCTATATGCTGGGCCTCATCGCCGGGGGGAGGCTCTGCAATCGAAAGGGGGAGGAGTTTCTGAAACAGTATGATCCCTCTGTCGTGAAGACGGGCACCTCGACCGAGTGGAATAAAAGCTTCATTTCCATGGCGAGCATGAAGGAGGTGCGCGCCGGCAATGGATTCGAAAACGGCGGTGTCCATTTCGACCGCGGTGAGGTGTCGTGGGATTTAATGAAGATGATCGCCACCTTCATCTTCCCCGACTGGAAATACAAGGCCATCGACCTCTCCGAATGGGGAAGAATGCTCGAGGCGGGCGAGCCCATAGAGGTGGGACCGGCCGTCGAGTATTTCGACGGCGGCATTATCGTGAACGACCGCTTCGAATCGGGCGTACCCGGGCTTTACGCTGCGGGCGAGTGCTGCCTGGGGGCGTTCGGATCCAACAGGGTCTTCTCGGCTATCACCGAGATGCTGGTCCAGGGCCTCACCGCCGGCGAGAACGCAGCCGCGTTCGCCGGGGGAAGCGCGCAGGTTGCTCCGGACGCCTCCCTGGTCAATGCGCTCGTGCACGCCGCGGAAGCGCCGCTCGCGGGGAAGGGAAATATCAGCCCGGCACGGGCCCGCCGGATCATACAGGAGCGCGCGCACGCGCAACTGGGACCGGTGCGCAATGGAAATGAGCTCTCCGATTTCATAGCGTTCCTGGAAAGGGTCAGGGCAAATGAGCTTGGCAGTCTCACGGCGGCTTCGCCGGGCAGGATATACAACAAGGAATGGATCGACGCCCTGGAGCTCGGGAACATGGTGCAGCTCCTGGAGGTCTCCGCGCGCTGCGCCCTCGCGCGCACGGAGAGCAGGGGCGTGCACTTCCGCGAGGACTGTCCCGTGACCGACAACGACGCGTGGCTGAAGGAAAGCACCGCGACGATCGGGGACGGGGGGTTCGATATCGGCAGCCGCGCGGCGACCGTCACCTCGATGAGCCCTCCGGGCGGGAAGGTTCCCTACCTGGACATGATGAAGCGGATGATGGAATCCCATTCCGATACCGGCGGCAAGCATTGA
- a CDS encoding polyketide cyclase, translated as MVKKIVIVIVVLIAALLIFAATRPDTFHVQREAAIKAPPEKIFPLVNDFRNWGKWSPWEKLDPAMKRTLSGAATGKGSVYEWEGNSDVGKGRMEITDAIPSSKIAIKLDFLKPMEAHNAVNFTLEAKGGVTNVTWMMHGKNNYFAKLMHIFFNVDRMVGKDFETGLSNMKALAEK; from the coding sequence ATGGTAAAGAAAATCGTTATCGTCATCGTCGTCCTGATCGCGGCCCTGCTCATATTCGCCGCGACAAGGCCCGACACGTTCCATGTACAGCGTGAGGCGGCCATCAAAGCCCCTCCGGAAAAAATATTCCCCCTCGTCAACGATTTCCGGAACTGGGGGAAATGGTCGCCGTGGGAAAAGCTCGATCCCGCGATGAAGCGTACTTTGAGCGGCGCGGCGACAGGCAAGGGATCCGTGTACGAGTGGGAAGGCAACAGCGATGTCGGCAAGGGGCGTATGGAGATCACGGACGCGATTCCGTCTTCAAAGATCGCGATCAAGCTCGATTTCCTGAAACCCATGGAGGCGCATAACGCCGTCAATTTCACGCTCGAAGCGAAGGGGGGCGTCACGAACGTCACCTGGATGATGCACGGGAAAAACAACTATTTCGCCAAGCTCATGCATATCTTCTTCAACGTGGACAGGATGGTCGGCAAGGATTTCGAAACCGGCCTGTCCAACATGAAGGCCCTCGCCGAAAAATAG
- a CDS encoding succinate dehydrogenase — MNGDSIRVKVFRFDPSRDREPYYSDYSVPFEKGMSAMDALDYIYQNLDGGIAYYDHAGCSLGICARCTGRVNGKPGLICQTAVEGDIVLEPVNKDKVIKDLVTRRGG, encoded by the coding sequence ATGAACGGTGATTCGATACGCGTAAAGGTCTTTCGATTCGACCCGTCACGGGACAGGGAACCGTACTATAGCGATTACTCCGTCCCGTTCGAAAAGGGAATGAGCGCCATGGACGCGCTCGATTATATCTATCAAAACCTTGACGGCGGCATCGCCTACTACGATCATGCGGGGTGTTCCCTGGGAATCTGCGCGCGCTGCACCGGCCGCGTGAACGGCAAGCCGGGACTCATTTGCCAGACCGCCGTGGAAGGGGACATCGTCCTGGAGCCTGTGAATAAAGACAAGGTCATCAAGGACTTGGTGACGCGCCGCGGCGGCTGA
- a CDS encoding HEPN domain-containing protein: MTLNDEDRRALVHHRLQKAEGLVQEVQTHINNGHYVTAVNRIYYGIFHALSALALQEGFTTSKHLQLIGWFNKRFVKEGAVDRRFGRIVNTAFEMRTRGDYDDFIDYQKTDVVRLHEEMKDFIAMIAGILR; this comes from the coding sequence ATGACTTTGAATGACGAAGACCGCCGTGCGCTTGTCCATCACCGACTCCAAAAGGCCGAAGGCCTGGTACAAGAAGTACAAACCCATATCAATAACGGACACTATGTCACCGCAGTCAATAGGATCTATTACGGGATTTTTCACGCCCTTTCGGCTCTGGCACTGCAAGAAGGATTCACAACTTCGAAACACCTTCAGCTCATCGGCTGGTTCAACAAACGTTTCGTAAAAGAGGGGGCCGTGGACAGGCGCTTCGGAAGGATAGTCAATACCGCCTTCGAAATGAGAACCAGGGGAGACTATGATGATTTCATTGATTACCAGAAGACGGATGTTGTACGACTCCACGAGGAGATGAAGGATTTTATCGCCATGATAGCTGGCATTTTACGCTGA
- a CDS encoding galactose oxidase produces the protein MKKLELNFLARILIALLGVTLLFIGCDGGGSGNSGPHDVWTWMTGESGINQTSVYGTRGVPDQANTPGIRTDSASWMDGNGNLWLFGGYGYDTNGNAGSLSDLWKYDGTNWTWVSGDNLCNHSGIYGTRGTANPSNNPGTRSQAVSWIDANGNLWLFGGTGYDEPGNTGYLNDLWKFDGTSWTWVSGDKEVYKAGVYGDLGVANEFNKPGSRTCATSWIDAGGTLWLFGGIGYDDASHNGFLNDLWKFDGTDWTWISGDIYGDHGGTFGTKGVADAANKPGSRYGAVPWIDKSGNLWLHGGYGFDKWATAGMLNDLWKFNGSQWTWVSGDDEGNQAGVYGTRGTAGAANKPGGGYRAVSWTDGIGDFWLFGGYGNDKDGTAGYLNALWKFDGTKWTWISGEDVRDQSGVYGTRGVADSANTPGGRRYMISGIDENGNLWLYGGYGYDKNGTLGYLSDMWKYIP, from the coding sequence ATGAAGAAACTGGAATTGAATTTTCTGGCGCGGATTTTAATCGCCTTATTAGGCGTTACGCTATTATTCATCGGATGCGACGGTGGCGGAAGCGGCAATAGCGGTCCGCACGATGTCTGGACCTGGATGACGGGAGAATCCGGTATAAATCAAACGAGCGTGTACGGCACGCGGGGAGTCCCCGATCAGGCAAATACGCCGGGGATCCGCACGGACTCCGCCTCCTGGATGGACGGAAATGGGAATCTCTGGCTATTCGGAGGTTACGGGTACGATACGAACGGAAATGCCGGATCCTTGAGCGATCTATGGAAATATGACGGCACTAACTGGACCTGGGTTTCGGGGGACAACCTGTGTAACCATTCGGGCATATACGGAACCCGGGGTACCGCGAACCCATCCAACAACCCGGGCACGCGCAGCCAGGCGGTATCTTGGATCGATGCAAATGGAAATCTATGGCTCTTCGGCGGAACCGGGTATGATGAACCAGGAAACACCGGATATCTGAACGACCTCTGGAAATTCGACGGCACCAGTTGGACCTGGGTCTCGGGGGACAAAGAGGTGTACAAGGCGGGCGTGTACGGCGATTTGGGGGTCGCAAATGAGTTCAACAAGCCGGGATCCCGAACATGCGCCACATCCTGGATCGATGCGGGCGGCACTCTCTGGCTATTCGGCGGAATAGGATACGATGACGCTTCCCACAACGGATTTCTGAACGACCTCTGGAAATTCGACGGCACCGACTGGACCTGGATCTCCGGGGATATCTATGGCGATCATGGGGGCACCTTCGGAACTAAAGGCGTCGCGGATGCGGCAAACAAACCGGGGTCCCGCTACGGCGCCGTCCCCTGGATCGATAAGAGCGGCAACCTCTGGCTCCATGGCGGATACGGTTTCGATAAATGGGCTACCGCCGGCATGCTGAATGACCTCTGGAAATTCAACGGTTCCCAATGGACCTGGGTTTCGGGGGATGATGAAGGGAACCAGGCCGGAGTTTATGGCACAAGGGGAACCGCCGGTGCCGCCAATAAGCCAGGAGGAGGTTACCGGGCTGTAAGCTGGACGGATGGAATCGGCGACTTCTGGCTCTTTGGCGGATACGGAAACGATAAGGACGGGACAGCAGGGTACCTTAACGCCCTCTGGAAATTCGACGGCACGAAATGGACCTGGATCTCAGGGGAAGACGTGAGAGACCAGTCGGGGGTCTACGGCACTAGGGGAGTCGCCGATTCCGCCAACACCCCGGGCGGACGAAGATATATGATTTCCGGTATCGACGAAAACGGAAACCTGTGGCTCTATGGCGGATACGGCTACGACAAGAATGGAACCCTGGGTTATCTGAGCGACATGTGGAAATATATTCCCTGA
- a CDS encoding MFS transporter → MIYYKNSIKPGGGISAHAALAVCTLLFTVNFMDRSVMSAVLEPMKRDLGLSDAQAGLVQTLFFISLAFLSTPVAYLVDRWSRKKSIGLMALAWSLFTYGTGVARSFTALLAMRIFVATGEAGFSSGSIALITASYPERMRARVVALFNMGLPLGSALGVMLGGYISAHHGGWRAPFYLFAFPGVALGLAAFFLKDYATAPENTGAGRPGGFIKSARELFSIPSLRWNYFGYAMMNAFVTMIFAWLPSLIIRISGIGEDKAGLLMAMVLGGCLLGTMSGGVVADLWQRRNPQARMLLPAAAALLSLAIMMLALYLFNLGMTGVTLALLVAVGFVCTLGIPAQQAVTQDVVPTRLKGLSFGMLMFMMYFGGGWSPLLVGAISDGSGSGVGGLMTGFISITVVTLLLSSWCYFRGSRFYPGDAAKFRE, encoded by the coding sequence ATGATATACTATAAAAATTCCATTAAACCGGGAGGCGGCATATCCGCCCATGCGGCGCTCGCGGTCTGCACATTGCTTTTTACCGTCAACTTCATGGACAGGAGCGTGATGTCGGCAGTGCTCGAGCCCATGAAAAGGGACCTGGGGCTTTCGGACGCCCAGGCCGGACTGGTTCAGACGCTTTTTTTCATAAGCCTGGCCTTCCTGTCCACGCCCGTCGCCTACCTGGTGGACCGATGGAGCAGAAAAAAATCCATCGGGCTCATGGCGCTCGCGTGGAGCCTGTTCACCTACGGTACCGGCGTCGCGCGGTCTTTCACAGCGCTCCTGGCTATGCGGATATTCGTGGCAACCGGCGAAGCAGGGTTCTCCTCGGGCAGCATCGCCCTTATCACCGCCTCGTATCCGGAACGGATGCGCGCGCGCGTCGTGGCGCTGTTCAACATGGGCCTTCCCCTTGGCTCGGCGCTGGGTGTCATGCTGGGCGGGTATATATCGGCGCATCACGGGGGCTGGCGGGCTCCCTTCTACCTGTTCGCGTTTCCCGGCGTCGCGCTGGGTCTCGCGGCCTTCTTTTTAAAGGACTATGCGACGGCGCCGGAAAACACGGGGGCCGGCCGCCCGGGCGGCTTTATCAAATCCGCGCGGGAGCTTTTTTCCATCCCAAGCCTCCGGTGGAATTATTTCGGCTACGCGATGATGAACGCGTTCGTCACCATGATTTTCGCCTGGCTCCCCTCGCTCATAATCCGCATAAGCGGGATCGGCGAGGACAAGGCGGGCCTTCTCATGGCGATGGTGCTGGGGGGCTGCCTTCTGGGCACCATGAGCGGAGGGGTGGTCGCGGACCTGTGGCAGAGGCGCAATCCGCAGGCCCGCATGCTCCTGCCGGCGGCGGCGGCGCTGCTTTCGCTCGCCATCATGATGCTCGCCCTGTACCTGTTCAATCTCGGCATGACCGGGGTGACCCTGGCGCTACTCGTGGCCGTGGGATTCGTCTGCACGCTGGGCATCCCCGCGCAACAGGCGGTAACCCAGGACGTCGTTCCGACGCGCCTCAAGGGCCTCTCCTTCGGCATGCTCATGTTCATGATGTATTTCGGGGGAGGGTGGTCTCCCCTGCTGGTCGGCGCGATATCGGACGGTTCCGGGAGCGGGGTTGGGGGGCTCATGACCGGGTTTATCAGCATCACGGTGGTGACGCTCCTGCTGAGCAGCTGGTGCTATTTTCGCGGTTCGCGTTTTTATCCCGGGGACGCGGCGAAATTCCGGGAGTAG